The genomic interval TAAACTTATTTGCATCTTTTAGTTTTAAAGAGACACTAGGCTTGCCATACTGATCGAATTCTTGGCTAGCTCCACCTTGAACTAAATCAGAGCCATCTAGTAATTTCTTATCTTGAATATCTCTAAATGTTAAATTGGCTTCTGTTGAAAGCATTTCTCTAGCTTCATTTTGATCTGTAATACCAGCTAGTTGAACTCTTATTCGGTCATTCCCTTCAATTTGGATAACTGGTTCACTAACGCCTAACACATTTATCCTTTTATCCAAAGCTTGGGCAGTGCTTTTTAATGCCGATTCGTCAATTTTCCCTTTTCCTTTTTCCAGTGGCTCTACTTTATAAAGCACTTCAAATCCACCTTGCAGGTCTAACCCTAGCTTAATATCACCTAAAATCTTATTCGTTGTTCCTCCCATTAATCCTGCAGCCAAGACAATGATCAATAAAAAAGCAACAATTCTACTGCGTTTAACCATTATGTATTAATCCTCCTCATGTAATACAAAGCAGAAACTTCTTCACTTATGAAACAGGTATACTAGCCAATTCTTCACCATTTGTTTGGCCAAAACTAAGTTATGTTTTCGTTTAATACGGACCTTTCAATCAGGCGTAAAATCTATTTTCACAGCTCACTTCTTTCAAGTAACTTAAACTAGTAAGTACTTCAAATTATTTAGAATAAACTCATTATGGAACAGTTTATCATGACTGTCAATTTGTATGAGAAAAATATATTAGTAAAATTTTCTGCTTACCCTATAAAATAAAGGCATCTTCTTTTCCCTTAACGAAAACCTTTAAAACTAGCTCAAACTCTTCTTTGTCTAATGCCCAACCTTTATTTCAATAATTGCTTTTTCTCTTCTTCAGTTAAGACTGAAAACAAGTCTGCTGTTTTAAATGCCTCAATAGTAGCGTAGTTCATATAATCTGCTACCTTAACATTTAGTATCTCCTGTACTAATTCTGAAATTCTAATCTCTTCAGAAGGCTTTTTCCATTTTTTCTTTGTTAAAAACACCCATAGCTCGTCCTCTTTAATGGTGTCATAACCTAGTAAATGAAACTCTTCAATCTTACTATTTAATACAGGCTTTACTTGTGAACGATATTGGTCATATAAATGTGTTGACGACATGCTTATTCACTCCATTACAGTCAGTTTAATGTGTAGAATCATCTTATTCAATATCTTTTATATAGCAACAAATTATTGAAAATAACTCTTTCTAAAATAGTTTCTTTTTAAACAACACACTTTCTTTTAAAAAACCTTGTCATGCTTTGTCCACATTGTTGCATATAGTTAATTGTATAGTATTATTCGCTATTTGAGAAGGCAGGGAATAGAATGTCTAAGTTTTTAAAAGGAACAATGATTTTACTTATAGCTGGATTTATTACCAGAGTACTAGGATTTATAAATCGAATCGTTATCGCACGTTTTATTGGAGATGATGGAGTTGGGCTCTATATGATGGTATATCCAACAATGATTTTAGTTGTGACCATCACTCAACTTGGACTACCTGTTGCTATCTCTAAAAATGTAGCAGAAGCTGAGGCTGCAGGAAATTTACGTAAAGTAAAGAGCATATTAATTGTTTCTTTAAGCACTACCTTAGGATTAACACTCCTATTTACACCAGCTTTATTCCTTTTGGCTCCTTATCTCTCTCAAACACTATTTACAGATGAACGAACCCTTTTACCACTACTTGCGATTACACCAATTATCCCAATTATCGCTGTGTCTTCTGTATTACGAGGGTATTTTCAAGGACGACAAAATATGAGGCCTGCAGCTACTTCTCAAGTAATTGAACAGGTCATTCGTATCGCCTTAATCGCAACATTAACAAAAGCTTTTTTACCACTTGGAGTCGAGTATGCTGCTGCTGGGGCGATGTTAGCTTCCGTTCTTGGAGAACTTGCTTCTTTATTTTATTTAATAGCATCTTTCAAATGGAAAAAATCATTCCATTTACGGAAAAAGTTCTTTCAATACGTACATAATGGGAAAAATACTTTTCAAGAGTTAATGACCATTGCGTTACCGACTACAGGAAGTCGTATGATTGGTAGCTTCGCATGGTTTATCGAACCAATTGTTGTTGCTCATAGCCTATCTATAGCAGGCCTTTCTGCCATTAATGCAACAAAACAATATGGGGTATTAACTGGATTTGCGCTACCACTCTTGATGCTCCCATCCTTCTTTACTCAATCATTATCGACTTCTCTTGTGCCGGCTATTAGTGAAGCAAAGGCAAATAATCAATTAAAACTGATTGAGCATTTGTTACAACAAGCACTTAAATTCACCTTTATGACAGGTGGCCTTGCAATAGTTGTGCTTTATGTATTGGCAGAGCCCTTAATGACCATTATGTATGGAAGCACAAGAGGAACTTCTTTTATTCAAATTATGGCGCCTTTCTTTATTCTTAATTATTATCAAGGTCCTCTTCAAGCGGCACTACAAGCCTTGAATTTTGCTAGAGCCGCGATGATTAATAGTTTTATTGGTGCTGGTGTAAAAACTGCTTTAATTTTTATTCTCGCAAGTCGACCAGAATTCGGAATATACGGAGTTGCTATTGCGTTAATTGTTGGATTTGTTTTAGTAACGTTGCTTCATTTTGCAACAATATTAAAAACAATAAGTTTCTCTATCATCGTCAAAGATTATGTGAAAATGCTACTCGCCATCTCACTTACGGCATATCTTGGCACTCTTTTAGTCAAAATAATTTCATTTCCTTCAATACTCTTACAATTAATTAGTATTACAAGCTTTATTTGTATCTTTTATGTAGCGTTACTGTTCCTTTTTCGTTTAATGAATAAAAAAGATTTAGCGAAAGTCCCATGGTTAGGTCGCTTTTTCTCTTAAATATGTCTTTGGAATCATTATTTAATTCTACGAACAATCAGCGGAAGATGAAAAATCCGCTGATTGTTTTGTAATTACTACAATACATTTAATTAGATTGATGCTCCCCTATTGGTCAATCAAATCAATATAGAATTCCCCATCTTGATAGCTACAAAAGGATATATTCTTAATATCAGTATACCCTTTTTCTTTTAATTGCTGCCTAAGCCATAAATTTGTTTTACCAATTGTTGATAAATTACTTTCTTGAATAATTCCATCCATAATCAACGGAATCGTTATAGATGATTTCTCTTTTTCTTTTTCAAATACAGAAAGCTTTCCTGATGTTTCCAAGATAGCAAACTCTACATCTGCAATATTACGGATATTTTTTTCTCGAAGCTGAATTAATAAGTCGTCAAAATTGTAACGCTGACTTTTCATCGCCGCTTCGTCAATTTCTCCATTTTTGATAATAAAGGTCGGTTCTCCCTCAATAAAATCGCGCATTTTTTTGCTTTTTAAAGATAGGAAGGCTAGAAGTACTTGAATAGATAGAAGAATAAACATTGGAAATAGTGTTGGTAAAATAGGATCTCTGTAATCTTCTATTGCAACAACCGCAATCTCTGCAATCATGATGAATACTACTAAGTCTAAAATACTTAGTTCCCCTATTTCCCTTTTTCCCATCAATCGAAATATAAGAACAATTAGCACATATATTAAAATCGTTCTAAACAAAATGATCAAATATGGTTCCACTTTATCTCCTCCGATCAAATATGTTCCCTCTTAATCTGCTCCATATGCCAGAAATAATACGATAAAGTATGAAGCTTGGTACCTTTATACAATTCCTGCTAAACACTCCCCAGCTTATTATCTATAATTTTTTGCAAATAAGAGTGAAGCTATTTGACAGACGTAATAGGAATAAAAATGTGAATTCAAGCAATTTTTAATTCTAATTTCTATTGTGCTGAATATGCTTGTACTAGAAAACTTTTATTGATGATTTTACAAGCGATGGAAAGGAGAGGTTTACAATCGAAGAGAGTAAACATGTTGGCAGTTCTGTTTTATACGGTTTAATTGCCATTTTCGTTATGTTAATAACTAGCAGTTTGTTCTTTTCCCTATTATTAAGATTTACTTCTATTCAAGAATCATCTCTGCAATATATTATTACTGCTGTATCATTTATAACTTTGTTTGCAGGTGGTTTTATTTCTGGGGGGAAAGGGAAGGAAAAAGGGTGGTTCCTTGGAGGACTGACTGGGTTAATCTATTCTATTATTATTTTTCTATTTTCCTTTTTAGGCTCTGACCAGCTATTTACGATGGAACAAACAATTTATCATGTATGCTATACGCTTATTTGTATGATGGGTGGAATTTTGGGAGTAAATCTTTCCAAAAATAATTAATTAAACCTGATACAGTCTTACCTAATAAAAAAGTGCAATCTTAGTTTGTAAGACTGCACTTTTTGTTCTTATTCTTCTACTTTGTCTAATGTTGGGCTAGCTACTGTAGCGGAAGATTCCACTACTTCACGAATTGCGTTGCGCTCAAATGTTAGACGTGAGCCATCTTTTACTTTTAATACAACTGTACCTTCATCAATTGCATCGATTGTAGCATGCATCCCGCCAATCGTGACAATCTTGTCCCCTTTTTTTAAGCTGCTCTGCATATCACGTACAGATCTTTGACGCTTTTGCTGTGGACGGATTAGCAAGAAATAGAATAATACAAACATTAAAATAAACGGTAGTAAACTTGCAAGTTGTGCCATTTATATTTCCCCTCCTTTCAAGTTCTTCTATTAAAAGTTTTTAGCGTTCGGTTTATTAAATCCATAACGTTCGAAAAACTCTTCTTTAAAATCTCCTAGACGGTCATTTCTGATTGCATCTCGGACATTCTCCATTAAGTTTAACAGAAAATATAGATTATGGTAAGATGTAAGCCTTATTCCGAATGTTTCGTCACATCGAATAAGGTGACGAATATAAGCTCGGCTATAATTTTTACAAGTATAGCAATCACATTCTGGATCTAAAGGTCCAAAATCTCTTGCATATTTAGCATTTTTAACGACAAGTCGCCCTTCGCTTGTCATCACTGTACCATTTCTTGCGATTCTCGTTGGCAATACACAGTCAAACATATCAATCCCGCGAATAGCACCATCAATTAAAGAATCTGGTGAACCTACCCCCATTAAATAACGTGGCTTGTTATCTGGCATTAGAGGTGTCGTAAACTCAAGAACACGATTCATAACGTCTTTTGGCTCACCAACCGATAATCCTCCGACTGCATATCCAGGTAAGTCTAAAGAAACTAGGTCCCTTGCACTTTGTTTTCTTAGTTCCTCATATTCTCCACCTTGAATAATGCCGAATAATCCTTGATCTTTCGGACGATTATGTGCCTTTAAGCAACGCTCTGCCCAACGTGATGTACGTTCCACCGATTTCTTCATATAATCATATTCCGCTGGATAAGGTGGACATTCATCGAAAGCCATCATAATATCCGATCCTAAAGCATTTTGGATTTCCATTGCTTTTTCAGGGGAAAGAAATAATTTATCACCATTTAAATGGTTTCTGAAGTGTACACCTTCTTCTTCAATTTTTCGGAAATCACTCAAACTAAAGACTTGGAATCCACCAGAATCCGTTAAAATCGCTTTATCCCAATTCATGAATTTATGAAGACCACCAGCCTCTTTTACAATTTCATGTCCTGGTCTTAACCATAAATGATAGGTATTACTTAAAATGATATTTGCACCCATTGATTTTAAGTCTTCTGGCGCCATCGTTTTCACTGTTGCTAACGTTCCAACTGGCATAAAAGCAGGCGTTTCAAAAGAACCATGTGGTGTATGTACAATGCCCAATCTAGCACCTGTTTGCTTACAAGTTTTTATAAATTCATAACGTATTGCTGTCAAAGTATTTTCTCCTTCTTATAAAGTAAAACTTCCATAGATTCATTCTTTACTTATCGTTTTCGCATAATGATTTTTATAAATATATATGTCCACTGTAAGAACCAACAATAAAGTAGAAAATATTCATAATCAAAAGCAATAGAATCAACTATATATTCTAATGAATATCACCACGAAACTCAAGTAATTCGTGAATCTAATTTAGCTTTACCTATTGTATAAACATCGCATCTCCAAAACTAAAGAAACGGTATCTTTCTTGTACTGCTGTTTCATAGGCATGCAATATATTTTCTCTTCCTGCGAGCGCGCTGACTAACATAATTAAGGTAGATTTTGGCAAGTGAAAATTCGTAATCATCCCATCGATTCCTTTAAACTCATAGCCTGGATAAATAAAAATACTTGTCCATCCACTACTCTCTACAAATTCTCCGCTATTTGCAGCTGCAATTGTTTCAAGTGTTCTAGTAGACGTGGTTCCTACGGAAAGAATCCGACCACCTTCTGCCCTCACTTTATTTAATAAAGAAGCCGTTTCTCCATTAATCTGATAAAATTCAGCATGCATTTCATGCTTATCTATATCTTCAACATTAACTGGACGGAAGGTACCAAGACCAACATGAAGAGTAATGAAAGCAATATGTACTCCCTTTTCTTTCAAGGCATCTAATAATTCATTTGTAAAATGTAAACCAGCTGTCGGAGCAGCGGCAGATCCTCTTTCCTTTGCATAAACGGTTTGATAACGATCTTGATCATCCAATTTCTCTTTAATATATGGTGGTAATGGCATCTCACCAAGTTGGTCCAAAATCTCATAAAAAATGCCATCATACTGAAAATCAAGAATCCGACCACCATGCTCCAATTCTTTTACACAAACCGCTTTTAACTTACCGTCTCCAAAGCTAATAATCGTACCTTCTTTTACCCTTTTAGCAGGCTTAACAAGTGTTTCCCACTTGTCTTCCTCTTGTTGCTTTAATAAAAGCACCTCAATATGGGCTCCCGTATCTTCTTTCTCTC from Niallia sp. FSL W8-0635 carries:
- a CDS encoding post-transcriptional regulator, which encodes MSSTHLYDQYRSQVKPVLNSKIEEFHLLGYDTIKEDELWVFLTKKKWKKPSEEIRISELVQEILNVKVADYMNYATIEAFKTADLFSVLTEEEKKQLLK
- the spoVB gene encoding stage V sporulation protein B yields the protein MSKFLKGTMILLIAGFITRVLGFINRIVIARFIGDDGVGLYMMVYPTMILVVTITQLGLPVAISKNVAEAEAAGNLRKVKSILIVSLSTTLGLTLLFTPALFLLAPYLSQTLFTDERTLLPLLAITPIIPIIAVSSVLRGYFQGRQNMRPAATSQVIEQVIRIALIATLTKAFLPLGVEYAAAGAMLASVLGELASLFYLIASFKWKKSFHLRKKFFQYVHNGKNTFQELMTIALPTTGSRMIGSFAWFIEPIVVAHSLSIAGLSAINATKQYGVLTGFALPLLMLPSFFTQSLSTSLVPAISEAKANNQLKLIEHLLQQALKFTFMTGGLAIVVLYVLAEPLMTIMYGSTRGTSFIQIMAPFFILNYYQGPLQAALQALNFARAAMINSFIGAGVKTALIFILASRPEFGIYGVAIALIVGFVLVTLLHFATILKTISFSIIVKDYVKMLLAISLTAYLGTLLVKIISFPSILLQLISITSFICIFYVALLFLFRLMNKKDLAKVPWLGRFFS
- a CDS encoding DUF421 domain-containing protein is translated as MEPYLIILFRTILIYVLIVLIFRLMGKREIGELSILDLVVFIMIAEIAVVAIEDYRDPILPTLFPMFILLSIQVLLAFLSLKSKKMRDFIEGEPTFIIKNGEIDEAAMKSQRYNFDDLLIQLREKNIRNIADVEFAILETSGKLSVFEKEKEKSSITIPLIMDGIIQESNLSTIGKTNLWLRQQLKEKGYTDIKNISFCSYQDGEFYIDLIDQ
- a CDS encoding TIGR04086 family membrane protein, yielding MEESKHVGSSVLYGLIAIFVMLITSSLFFSLLLRFTSIQESSLQYIITAVSFITLFAGGFISGGKGKEKGWFLGGLTGLIYSIIIFLFSFLGSDQLFTMEQTIYHVCYTLICMMGGILGVNLSKNN
- the yajC gene encoding preprotein translocase subunit YajC; this translates as MAQLASLLPFILMFVLFYFLLIRPQQKRQRSVRDMQSSLKKGDKIVTIGGMHATIDAIDEGTVVLKVKDGSRLTFERNAIREVVESSATVASPTLDKVEE
- the tgt gene encoding tRNA guanosine(34) transglycosylase Tgt; translation: MTAIRYEFIKTCKQTGARLGIVHTPHGSFETPAFMPVGTLATVKTMAPEDLKSMGANIILSNTYHLWLRPGHEIVKEAGGLHKFMNWDKAILTDSGGFQVFSLSDFRKIEEEGVHFRNHLNGDKLFLSPEKAMEIQNALGSDIMMAFDECPPYPAEYDYMKKSVERTSRWAERCLKAHNRPKDQGLFGIIQGGEYEELRKQSARDLVSLDLPGYAVGGLSVGEPKDVMNRVLEFTTPLMPDNKPRYLMGVGSPDSLIDGAIRGIDMFDCVLPTRIARNGTVMTSEGRLVVKNAKYARDFGPLDPECDCYTCKNYSRAYIRHLIRCDETFGIRLTSYHNLYFLLNLMENVRDAIRNDRLGDFKEEFFERYGFNKPNAKNF
- the queA gene encoding tRNA preQ1(34) S-adenosylmethionine ribosyltransferase-isomerase QueA, yielding MKVDLFDFYLPEDLIAQTPLEDRTSSRLMVVNKETGELEHRKFKDIYEYINPGDCLVLNDTRVLPARLHGEKEDTGAHIEVLLLKQQEEDKWETLVKPAKRVKEGTIISFGDGKLKAVCVKELEHGGRILDFQYDGIFYEILDQLGEMPLPPYIKEKLDDQDRYQTVYAKERGSAAAPTAGLHFTNELLDALKEKGVHIAFITLHVGLGTFRPVNVEDIDKHEMHAEFYQINGETASLLNKVRAEGGRILSVGTTSTRTLETIAAANSGEFVESSGWTSIFIYPGYEFKGIDGMITNFHLPKSTLIMLVSALAGRENILHAYETAVQERYRFFSFGDAMFIQ